A single region of the Pseudomonas granadensis genome encodes:
- the murB gene encoding UDP-N-acetylmuramate dehydrogenase: MSLPVQAQVSLKPFNSFGVDVRAQLFAEAHSDDDVREALACATAHDVPLLVIGGGSNLLLTADIAALVLRMATRGIRVLSDDGSGVVIEAEAGEPWHPFVLHTLALGFSGLENLSLIPGTVGAAPMQNIGAYGVEIKDVFAGLTALDRHTGELRDFSLDECNFAYRDSLFKQQPGRWLILRVRFKLERGAQLHLEYGPVRQRLTEQGIEQPTPSDVSRAICSIRSEKLPDPAVLGNAGSFFKNPLVSAAQVAQIKQQHPDVVAYAQADGQMKLAAGWLIERAGWKGFRDGDAGVHKLQALVLVNYGTATGLQLLSLAQRIQKDIAERYNVELEMEPNRY, encoded by the coding sequence ATGAGTCTGCCGGTGCAAGCGCAGGTTTCCCTGAAACCGTTCAACAGTTTTGGCGTCGACGTGCGTGCGCAACTGTTCGCCGAAGCCCACAGCGACGACGATGTCCGTGAAGCGCTGGCCTGTGCCACGGCGCACGACGTGCCGCTGTTGGTGATCGGCGGCGGCAGCAATCTGCTGCTGACGGCGGATATTGCAGCGCTGGTCTTGCGCATGGCGACGCGCGGCATCCGCGTGCTCAGCGATGACGGCAGCGGCGTGGTCATCGAAGCTGAGGCCGGCGAACCATGGCATCCGTTTGTTCTGCATACGCTGGCGCTGGGTTTTTCCGGTCTGGAAAACCTCAGCCTGATTCCGGGCACGGTCGGCGCGGCGCCGATGCAAAACATCGGTGCCTACGGCGTTGAAATCAAGGACGTATTTGCCGGCCTCACTGCGCTGGATCGGCACACCGGCGAGTTGCGCGATTTCAGCCTCGACGAATGCAACTTCGCTTACCGCGACAGCCTGTTCAAGCAGCAGCCGGGACGCTGGCTGATTCTACGCGTGCGCTTCAAGCTTGAGCGCGGCGCGCAGTTGCATCTGGAATACGGCCCGGTGCGCCAGCGCCTGACCGAACAGGGCATCGAGCAGCCAACGCCGAGCGATGTCAGCCGCGCGATCTGCAGCATCCGCAGCGAAAAACTGCCCGACCCTGCGGTGCTCGGCAATGCCGGCAGCTTCTTCAAGAATCCACTGGTATCCGCGGCGCAAGTCGCGCAGATCAAGCAGCAACATCCGGACGTCGTGGCGTATGCGCAGGCAGACGGGCAGATGAAGCTTGCCGCTGGCTGGCTGATCGAACGCGCCGGCTGGAAGGGCTTTCGCGACGGGGATGCCGGCGTGCACAAGTTGCAGGCGTTGGTGCTGGTCAACTACGGCACCGCCACCGGTCTGCAACTGCTGAGTCTGGCGCAGCGTATCCAGAAAGACATTGCCGAGCGGTACAATGTCGAGCTGGAAATGGAGCCCAATCGGTATTGA
- a CDS encoding DUF2062 domain-containing protein — MPRRLFKRYMPDPTSIREHKSLRFLGKLLHDPNLWHLNRHSVARAMAVGLFAAFLPIPAQMLVAAALAIFVRGNMPIAVSLVWLTNPITMPAVFFCTYQAGAWLMDVPARHLPDELSWEWISGELSTLWQPFLLGSVVVGLALGALAYCVVMMYWRWWVARQWARRKKSRQR; from the coding sequence ATGCCCCGGCGCTTATTCAAACGTTACATGCCCGACCCGACGAGCATCAGGGAACACAAATCCTTACGCTTTCTCGGCAAGTTGCTGCATGACCCGAACCTCTGGCACCTCAACCGTCACTCGGTCGCCCGAGCGATGGCGGTCGGCCTGTTTGCCGCATTCCTGCCCATTCCGGCGCAAATGCTGGTGGCCGCCGCACTGGCAATCTTCGTACGCGGAAACATGCCGATCGCCGTCAGCCTGGTGTGGCTGACCAACCCGATCACCATGCCCGCGGTGTTCTTCTGCACCTATCAGGCCGGCGCATGGTTGATGGACGTACCCGCGCGACACCTGCCGGACGAGCTGTCCTGGGAATGGATCAGCGGGGAACTGTCGACGCTGTGGCAACCGTTTTTGCTTGGGTCGGTGGTGGTCGGACTGGCGCTCGGCGCGCTCGCCTACTGCGTTGTAATGATGTATTGGCGCTGGTGGGTCGCCCGACAATGGGCTCGGCGCAAGAAAAGCCGGCAGCGATGA
- a CDS encoding Trm112 family protein translates to MDTKLLDILACPVCKGPLKLSADKTELISKGAGLAYPIRDGIPVMLESEARTLTTDERLDK, encoded by the coding sequence ATGGACACCAAATTGCTCGACATCCTCGCCTGCCCTGTGTGCAAAGGTCCGCTCAAGCTCAGCGCCGACAAGACCGAACTGATCAGCAAGGGCGCTGGCCTCGCGTACCCGATCCGCGACGGCATCCCGGTAATGCTCGAGAGCGAAGCCCGCACCCTGACCACCGACGAGCGCCTGGATAAATGA
- a CDS encoding (2Fe-2S)-binding protein — MITLKLNGQDHSLDVTEDMPLLWAIRDVAGYNGTKFGCGMGLCGACTIHIEGAPARSCITPIGSVIGQNVTTIDNLHADPIGEVVQQAWLDSAVAQCGYCQGGQIMSATALLKTNPNPSDAQIEEAMVGNICRCGTYNRIKTAIRQASTHLKEAKA; from the coding sequence ATGATTACCCTGAAACTCAACGGTCAAGACCATTCCCTCGATGTCACCGAAGACATGCCGCTGCTCTGGGCGATTCGCGATGTCGCCGGTTACAACGGTACCAAGTTCGGCTGCGGCATGGGCCTGTGCGGCGCGTGCACCATTCATATCGAAGGCGCCCCCGCGCGCAGTTGCATCACCCCGATCGGCTCGGTGATCGGGCAGAACGTCACCACCATCGATAACCTGCACGCCGACCCGATCGGCGAAGTCGTCCAGCAAGCTTGGCTCGACAGTGCAGTGGCGCAATGTGGTTACTGCCAGGGCGGGCAGATCATGTCAGCCACAGCATTGCTCAAGACCAACCCAAACCCGAGCGACGCACAAATCGAAGAAGCCATGGTCGGCAACATTTGTCGCTGCGGTACATATAACCGGATCAAGACGGCGATTCGCCAGGCCTCCACTCACCTGAAGGAGGCCAAAGCATGA
- a CDS encoding ExbD/TolR family protein has translation MKFRRKPRETVDINLASLIDVVFILLLFFVVTTTFTRETQLRVDLPEAVSGSPAEDQQVKQLDIAISAEGVFSVNNKVLPKNDLATLMDAMQKEANGDTSMPLSISADGKAQHQSVITAMDAAGKLGFSHLRMTTVEAAPKS, from the coding sequence GTGAAATTCCGTCGCAAGCCCCGGGAAACCGTGGACATCAACCTCGCGTCGCTGATCGACGTGGTGTTCATCCTGTTGCTGTTTTTTGTGGTGACCACCACGTTCACCCGCGAAACCCAACTGCGCGTCGATCTGCCGGAAGCGGTCAGTGGTTCGCCGGCCGAGGACCAGCAGGTCAAGCAACTGGATATCGCGATCAGCGCCGAAGGTGTGTTTTCGGTGAACAACAAGGTCCTGCCGAAGAACGATCTGGCGACGCTGATGGACGCCATGCAGAAAGAAGCCAACGGCGACACCAGCATGCCGTTGTCGATCAGTGCTGACGGCAAGGCCCAGCACCAATCCGTGATCACCGCCATGGACGCGGCCGGCAAGCTCGGTTTCAGCCATCTGCGCATGACCACGGTCGAGGCGGCGCCCAAATCCTGA
- a CDS encoding DNA internalization-related competence protein ComEC/Rec2, with amino-acid sequence MRTGMMALAVGLLAPVFMPALPPVWLMLLMPVVALMLLPFRSYPLAFVLFGFAWSSAAAQWALDDRLALKLDGETRWLEGRVVGLPQNSDGVVRFELADARSRHEKLPARMRLAWYAGPAVNSGERWRLAVKLKRPGGLRNPDAFDFEAWLLAQRIGATGTIKDGQRLSEARWAWRDRVRQRLLGVDAQGRSGALAALVLGDGSGLSREDWQILQDTGTVHLLVISGQHIGLLAAVMYLLVAGLARYGLWPLRWPWLPWACGLAFAAALGYGLLAGFDVPVQRACVMVGLVLLWRLRFRHLGAWWPLLLAFNGVLLLDPLASLRPGFWLSFAAVAVLIFTFGGRLGAWRWWQTWTRAQWMIAIGLCPVLLALNLPISVSGPLANLLAVPWVSLVVLPPALLGTLLLPVPYVGEGLLWLAGGLIDWLFRGLAVIAGQWPAWIPGSLPSVVWLLGSLGAVLLLLPRGVPLRPLGWPLLLLLALPPRERLTDGIADVWQLDVGQGLAIVIRTRHHTLLYDAGPRFGEFDIGERVVLPALRKLRVEKLDLMLLSHADADHAGGALAVSRGLPIERVISGDLEGLPQLLNAAACESEQQWQWDGVSFQLWQWADARNSNQRSCVLQIEANGERLLLTGDIDSHAERVLLDGPLAVPTQWLQAPHHGSRSSSSMALLKALQPHSVLISRGHGNSFGHPHPTVLARYRKQRLRIYDSAEHGAIHLQLGTFQSAQTLRHQRRFWRDPPALAR; translated from the coding sequence ATGCGCACAGGGATGATGGCGCTGGCAGTCGGTTTGCTGGCCCCGGTTTTTATGCCGGCGTTACCGCCGGTCTGGTTGATGCTGTTGATGCCGGTGGTGGCGCTGATGCTGTTGCCGTTTCGCAGTTATCCGTTGGCGTTCGTGCTGTTCGGGTTCGCCTGGTCCAGCGCCGCGGCGCAGTGGGCTCTGGATGATCGTCTGGCGTTGAAGCTTGACGGTGAAACCCGCTGGCTGGAAGGACGCGTCGTCGGGCTGCCGCAAAACAGCGATGGCGTGGTGCGCTTCGAGTTGGCTGACGCGCGGTCGCGGCACGAAAAACTGCCGGCGCGAATGCGCCTGGCCTGGTACGCCGGGCCGGCGGTCAACAGCGGCGAGCGTTGGCGTCTGGCTGTGAAACTGAAACGCCCGGGTGGCTTGCGCAATCCCGATGCCTTCGATTTCGAGGCCTGGCTGCTGGCGCAACGCATCGGCGCGACTGGCACGATCAAGGATGGCCAGCGCCTGAGCGAGGCGCGCTGGGCCTGGCGTGACCGCGTTCGGCAGCGTTTGCTGGGGGTGGATGCGCAAGGCCGCAGCGGCGCGTTGGCCGCGCTGGTGCTGGGCGATGGCTCCGGACTGAGTCGCGAGGACTGGCAGATCCTGCAGGACACCGGCACCGTACACCTGCTGGTGATTTCCGGCCAGCACATCGGCCTGCTGGCGGCGGTGATGTACCTGCTCGTCGCCGGGCTGGCGCGGTATGGGCTGTGGCCGCTGCGCTGGCCGTGGTTGCCATGGGCCTGTGGCCTGGCCTTTGCGGCGGCGCTGGGCTATGGCCTGCTCGCCGGATTCGATGTGCCGGTGCAGCGGGCCTGCGTGATGGTCGGGCTGGTGCTGTTATGGCGTCTGCGTTTTCGCCATCTCGGGGCATGGTGGCCGCTGTTGCTGGCGTTCAATGGGGTGTTGTTGCTCGACCCGCTGGCCAGTCTGCGTCCGGGTTTCTGGTTGTCGTTCGCGGCTGTGGCAGTGTTGATCTTTACCTTCGGCGGTCGTCTCGGCGCCTGGCGCTGGTGGCAGACCTGGACGCGCGCGCAATGGATGATCGCGATCGGCCTGTGCCCGGTACTGCTGGCGCTGAATCTGCCGATCAGCGTGAGCGGGCCGTTGGCCAATCTGCTCGCGGTGCCCTGGGTCAGTCTGGTGGTGTTGCCGCCGGCGTTGCTCGGGACATTATTGTTGCCGGTGCCGTATGTCGGCGAAGGTTTGCTGTGGCTGGCGGGTGGTTTGATCGATTGGCTGTTTCGCGGGCTCGCGGTGATTGCCGGGCAATGGCCTGCGTGGATTCCCGGCTCGTTACCCAGTGTGGTCTGGCTGCTCGGCAGCCTCGGCGCGGTGCTGCTGTTGTTGCCGCGTGGGGTGCCGCTGCGTCCGCTGGGCTGGCCGCTGTTGTTGCTGCTGGCGCTGCCGCCGCGCGAGCGACTGACGGACGGTATCGCCGATGTCTGGCAACTGGACGTGGGTCAAGGGCTGGCGATCGTGATCCGCACGCGGCATCACACGCTGCTGTACGACGCCGGGCCGCGGTTTGGTGAGTTCGATATCGGCGAACGCGTAGTCTTGCCTGCGTTGCGCAAGTTGCGCGTGGAAAAACTCGACCTGATGCTGCTCAGCCACGCCGACGCCGATCACGCCGGCGGTGCGCTGGCCGTCTCCCGTGGTTTGCCGATCGAACGCGTGATCAGTGGTGATCTCGAGGGATTACCTCAACTGCTGAACGCCGCTGCCTGTGAGTCAGAACAGCAATGGCAGTGGGACGGGGTCAGTTTTCAGCTCTGGCAATGGGCAGACGCCCGCAACAGCAATCAGCGCTCTTGCGTGTTGCAGATCGAGGCCAATGGCGAGCGGCTGCTATTGACCGGTGATATCGACAGTCACGCCGAACGGGTCCTGCTCGACGGACCGCTGGCAGTGCCGACGCAATGGCTGCAAGCGCCGCATCACGGCAGCCGCAGTTCATCGTCGATGGCGCTGCTCAAGGCATTGCAGCCGCACTCGGTACTGATCTCTCGCGGCCACGGCAATTCCTTCGGCCATCCCCATCCGACGGTGCTGGCGCGTTACCGCAAACAGCGGCTGCGTATCTACGACAGTGCCGAACACGGCGCCATTCACCTGCAACTGGGAACCTTCCAGTCCGCGCAAACCCTGCGTCACCAGCGGCGGTTCTGGCGGGATCCGCCGGCACTGGCCCGCTGA
- the lpxK gene encoding tetraacyldisaccharide 4'-kinase, whose amino-acid sequence MSLSDRLLAAWYAGHPALTLLRPLEMLYRRVVVNKRQRFLDGEGEIYQPPVPLIVVGNITVGGTGKTPMILWLIEHCRQRGLRVGVVSRGYGARPAQLPWRVEADQTADIAGDEPLLIVQRTGVPLMIDPDRSAAVKALLSSEPLDLILSDDGMQHYRLGRDLELVLIDAARGLGNQRCLPAGPLREPVERLQSVDGVLYNGASEDRKDGFAFRLQPTALVNLRSGERQPLEHFAPGQAVHAVAGIGNPQRFFNTLEALDWRAIPHAFADHAEYSVQALNFTPSLPLVMTEKDAVKCRAFAAADWWYLAVDALPSPAFVAWFDTQLMRLLPDRLLP is encoded by the coding sequence ATGAGCCTGTCCGATCGCTTGCTTGCTGCGTGGTATGCGGGGCACCCGGCCCTGACGCTGTTGCGGCCGCTGGAAATGCTCTACCGCCGGGTGGTGGTCAACAAGCGCCAGCGCTTTCTCGACGGTGAGGGCGAGATCTACCAGCCGCCGGTGCCGTTGATCGTGGTCGGCAACATCACTGTGGGCGGTACCGGCAAGACGCCAATGATCCTCTGGCTGATCGAACACTGTCGCCAGCGTGGTCTGCGCGTCGGCGTGGTCAGCCGCGGTTACGGGGCCAGGCCTGCGCAACTGCCGTGGCGCGTCGAGGCCGATCAAACGGCCGATATTGCCGGTGATGAACCGCTGCTGATCGTCCAGCGCACCGGCGTGCCGCTGATGATCGATCCCGATCGCAGCGCCGCCGTCAAAGCCCTGCTGTCCAGCGAACCGCTGGACCTGATCCTCTCCGACGACGGCATGCAGCATTACCGCTTGGGGCGGGATCTGGAACTGGTGCTGATCGACGCGGCACGCGGTCTCGGCAATCAACGCTGCCTGCCGGCGGGCCCCCTGCGCGAGCCGGTCGAGCGCCTGCAAAGCGTCGACGGCGTGCTGTACAACGGCGCCAGCGAAGATCGCAAGGACGGTTTTGCCTTTCGCCTGCAACCCACTGCACTGGTCAATCTGCGCAGCGGCGAGCGCCAGCCGCTCGAACATTTTGCGCCCGGTCAGGCGGTGCACGCCGTGGCCGGGATCGGCAATCCGCAACGTTTCTTCAATACGCTCGAAGCGCTAGACTGGCGCGCAATCCCCCATGCGTTTGCCGACCACGCCGAGTACAGCGTGCAAGCCTTGAATTTCACCCCGTCATTGCCGCTGGTGATGACCGAAAAGGACGCGGTGAAGTGCCGCGCCTTTGCTGCTGCCGATTGGTGGTATCTGGCGGTCGATGCGCTGCCGTCGCCGGCCTTCGTGGCCTGGTTCGACACGCAACTGATGCGCCTGTTGCCCGATCGACTATTGCCTTGA
- a CDS encoding low molecular weight protein-tyrosine-phosphatase produces MRVLFVCLGNICRSPTAEGVLRHKLRAAGLADQVEVASAGTGDWHVGNPPDKRSQAAAKVRGYDLSLQRAQQVSRADFASYDLILAMDNSNLRNLKALQPATGKAELDLFLRRYAGLVDEVPDPYYDGDQGFEQVLDLIEAACDHLLIEVKGRL; encoded by the coding sequence ATGCGCGTTCTGTTCGTGTGCCTGGGCAACATTTGCCGTTCGCCGACCGCTGAAGGTGTGTTGCGTCACAAGCTGCGAGCAGCGGGGCTGGCGGATCAGGTCGAAGTGGCCTCCGCCGGCACCGGTGACTGGCATGTTGGCAACCCGCCAGACAAGCGCAGCCAGGCTGCAGCCAAAGTGCGCGGCTACGACTTGTCGCTGCAACGTGCGCAGCAGGTCAGCCGCGCCGATTTCGCCAGTTACGACCTGATTCTGGCCATGGACAACAGTAACCTGCGCAACCTCAAGGCGTTGCAGCCGGCCACCGGCAAGGCCGAACTGGATCTGTTCCTGCGCCGCTATGCCGGGCTTGTCGACGAAGTGCCCGATCCGTATTACGACGGCGATCAGGGCTTCGAGCAGGTGCTGGATCTGATCGAAGCAGCCTGTGACCACCTGTTGATCGAAGTGAAGGGGCGCTTATGA
- the kdsB gene encoding 3-deoxy-manno-octulosonate cytidylyltransferase: MSTAFTVVIPSRYASTRLPGKPLLDIAGKPMIQHVWEQASKSSATRVVVATDDARIVEACKGFGAEVVLTREDHNSGTDRLAEVAAKLGLEPDAIVVNVQGDEPLIPPSVIDQVAANLAAHTEARMATLAEPIEDVETLFNPNVVKVASDINGLALTFSRATLPWARDAFAKSREHLPEGVPYRRHIGIYAYRAGFLQDFVSWGPCWLENTESLEQLRALWHGVRIHVADALIAPPTGVDTVEDLERVRRLLGA, translated from the coding sequence ATGAGCACTGCCTTCACCGTTGTGATTCCCTCGCGCTATGCCTCGACGCGTCTGCCGGGCAAGCCGCTGCTGGATATTGCCGGCAAGCCGATGATCCAGCACGTCTGGGAGCAGGCGAGCAAAAGCAGCGCCACCCGTGTGGTGGTGGCGACTGACGATGCGCGCATCGTCGAGGCCTGCAAGGGCTTTGGCGCCGAAGTGGTGCTGACCCGTGAGGATCACAATTCCGGCACTGATCGTCTGGCCGAAGTCGCAGCGAAGCTGGGCCTTGAGCCCGATGCGATCGTGGTCAACGTGCAGGGCGACGAGCCGCTGATTCCACCCAGCGTGATCGATCAGGTCGCGGCCAATCTTGCCGCCCACACCGAAGCGCGCATGGCCACACTGGCCGAGCCGATCGAAGACGTTGAAACCCTGTTTAACCCGAACGTGGTCAAGGTCGCCAGCGACATCAATGGCCTCGCGCTGACCTTCAGTCGCGCCACGTTGCCGTGGGCCCGCGATGCGTTCGCCAAAAGCCGCGAGCACCTGCCGGAAGGCGTGCCATACCGCCGCCACATCGGCATCTACGCTTATCGCGCCGGGTTCCTCCAGGACTTCGTGAGCTGGGGCCCCTGCTGGCTTGAAAACACCGAATCCCTCGAGCAACTGCGTGCCCTGTGGCATGGCGTGCGCATTCACGTCGCCGACGCGTTGATTGCGCCGCCGACCGGTGTCGACACCGTCGAAGACCTCGAACGCGTTCGTCGCCTGCTGGGGGCCTGA
- a CDS encoding xanthine dehydrogenase family protein molybdopterin-binding subunit — MSRLPNDFALSNLSRRGFLKGVGATGALVLAASWGWQDALAEDKPKQFGADGMPNGWIDDPKVYVSIAADGTVTVVCNRSEMGQGVRTSLTMVVADELEADWARVKVQQAPGDEVRFGNQDTDGSRSMRHWYEPMRRCGAAARTMLEQAAAAQWKVPVGECHAQLHKVVHKPSGRELGYGELAAAASALAVPARDTLRLKQPAEFRYIGKEGNKAIDGDDIVNGRAVYGADVHFDGMLYATIARPAVYGGKVKSLDDSAALKVPGVLKVVRIEPRPLPSEFQPLGGVAVVASNTWAAIKGREALKIEWDDGPNASYDSIAYRKELEAASLKPGKVVRNTGDIDEALSGAASTLEASYYLPHLAQAPMEPMVAIARFDKGVCEAWAPSQAPQVTRERIAERLGVPFDNVTFNVTLLGGGFGRKSKPDFVVEAAILAKEFPGKAVRVQWTREDDIHNSYFHTVSAEYLKAGVGKDGMPSGWLHRTVAPSITALFAPDMNHEAAFELGMGFTNMAYAIPNVRLENPEAKVHTRVGWYRSVSNIPHGFAIQSFVDELAHKAGEDPLKYQIKLLGADRQIDPRTFSEEWNYGESPERYPIDTGRMRTVLETAAKAAGWGRKLPEGRGLGLAVHYSFVTYVAAVIEVEVKDDGTLIVHKADIAVDCGPQINPERIRSQFEGACVMGLGNAVLGEISFKDGKVQQDNFHMYEVARMSLAPKEVAVHLVTPPGDVPLGGVGEPGVPPIAPALCNAIFAATGKRIRNLPVRYQLQDWQKAQA, encoded by the coding sequence ATGAGCCGCCTGCCGAACGATTTCGCCCTGAGCAACCTCAGCCGCCGCGGTTTCCTCAAAGGCGTCGGCGCCACCGGTGCGCTGGTGTTGGCCGCGAGTTGGGGCTGGCAGGACGCGCTGGCCGAAGACAAGCCCAAGCAGTTTGGCGCCGACGGCATGCCCAATGGCTGGATCGACGATCCGAAAGTCTATGTGAGCATTGCCGCCGACGGCACCGTCACCGTGGTCTGCAACCGTTCGGAAATGGGCCAGGGCGTGCGCACCAGTCTGACGATGGTCGTCGCCGATGAACTGGAAGCCGACTGGGCGCGAGTCAAGGTGCAGCAGGCGCCGGGTGATGAAGTGCGCTTCGGCAACCAGGACACCGACGGCTCACGCAGCATGCGCCACTGGTACGAGCCGATGCGCCGTTGCGGCGCGGCCGCGCGGACCATGCTCGAGCAGGCTGCGGCGGCGCAGTGGAAAGTGCCGGTCGGTGAATGCCACGCGCAGTTGCATAAAGTCGTGCACAAACCTTCCGGCCGTGAGCTGGGCTATGGCGAACTTGCCGCGGCCGCCAGTGCCTTGGCCGTACCGGCGCGTGACACCCTGCGCCTCAAGCAGCCGGCGGAATTTCGCTACATCGGCAAGGAAGGCAACAAGGCCATCGACGGTGACGACATCGTCAACGGGCGTGCGGTCTACGGTGCCGACGTGCACTTCGACGGCATGCTGTACGCCACCATTGCGCGCCCGGCGGTGTACGGCGGCAAGGTCAAGTCGCTGGATGACAGCGCCGCACTGAAGGTGCCGGGCGTACTCAAAGTGGTCCGGATCGAACCTCGTCCGTTGCCATCGGAATTCCAGCCATTGGGTGGCGTGGCAGTCGTTGCCAGCAATACCTGGGCGGCAATCAAAGGCCGTGAAGCGCTGAAGATCGAGTGGGACGACGGTCCGAACGCCAGTTATGACTCGATCGCCTATCGCAAGGAGCTGGAAGCAGCGTCGTTGAAGCCCGGCAAAGTGGTGCGCAACACCGGCGATATCGACGAGGCGTTGAGCGGCGCGGCCAGCACTCTGGAGGCGTCTTACTACCTGCCGCATCTGGCGCAGGCACCGATGGAACCGATGGTCGCCATTGCGCGTTTCGACAAAGGTGTCTGCGAAGCCTGGGCGCCGAGTCAGGCGCCGCAAGTGACGCGCGAGCGCATCGCCGAGCGTCTTGGCGTACCGTTCGACAACGTCACCTTCAATGTCACCTTGCTCGGCGGCGGCTTCGGTCGCAAGTCGAAGCCAGACTTCGTCGTTGAAGCGGCGATTCTTGCCAAGGAGTTTCCGGGCAAGGCTGTGCGTGTGCAGTGGACGCGCGAAGACGACATCCACAATTCGTATTTCCATACCGTGTCGGCCGAGTACCTCAAGGCCGGCGTTGGCAAGGACGGCATGCCCTCTGGCTGGTTGCACCGCACCGTAGCGCCGAGCATCACCGCATTGTTCGCCCCGGACATGAACCATGAAGCGGCGTTCGAACTGGGCATGGGCTTCACCAACATGGCCTACGCGATTCCCAACGTGCGTCTGGAAAACCCCGAAGCCAAGGTGCACACGCGGGTGGGCTGGTATCGCTCGGTGTCGAACATTCCCCATGGTTTCGCGATTCAGAGTTTCGTCGATGAACTGGCGCACAAGGCCGGCGAAGACCCGCTGAAGTATCAGATCAAACTGCTCGGCGCCGATCGCCAGATCGACCCGCGCACCTTTAGCGAAGAGTGGAACTACGGCGAGTCCCCCGAGCGCTATCCAATCGACACCGGGCGCATGCGCACCGTGCTGGAAACCGCAGCGAAGGCAGCCGGTTGGGGACGCAAATTGCCCGAGGGCCGTGGCCTTGGCCTGGCGGTGCACTACAGCTTCGTCACTTATGTGGCGGCGGTGATCGAAGTCGAGGTCAAGGACGACGGCACGCTGATCGTGCACAAGGCCGACATTGCCGTGGATTGCGGACCGCAGATCAACCCCGAGCGCATCCGCTCGCAGTTCGAAGGCGCCTGCGTGATGGGCCTTGGCAACGCGGTACTGGGTGAGATCAGCTTCAAGGACGGCAAGGTTCAGCAGGACAACTTCCATATGTACGAAGTGGCGCGCATGTCGCTGGCGCCGAAAGAAGTCGCCGTGCATCTGGTCACGCCGCCGGGCGATGTACCGTTGGGCGGCGTCGGCGAGCCAGGCGTGCCGCCGATTGCGCCGGCCTTGTGCAACGCGATTTTCGCTGCCACCGGCAAACGCATCCGCAATCTGCCGGTGCGTTATCAGTTGCAGGACTGGCAGAAGGCGCAAGCGTAA
- a CDS encoding MotA/TolQ/ExbB proton channel family protein gives MWELVKSGGWMMLPIILSSIAAMAIVAERLWTLRASRVTPEHLLGQVWVWIKDKQLNKEKLKELRANSPLGEILAAGLANSKHGREIMKECIEEAAARVIHELERYINALGTIAAMAPLLGLLGTVLGMIDIFSAFTGTGMTTNASVLAGGISKALITTAAGLMVGIPAVFFHRFLQRRIDELVVGMEQEAIKLVEVVQGDRDVDLAEGKA, from the coding sequence GTGTGGGAATTGGTCAAATCCGGCGGCTGGATGATGTTGCCGATCATTCTGAGTTCCATCGCGGCCATGGCGATTGTCGCCGAGCGCCTGTGGACCCTGCGCGCCAGCCGCGTCACTCCCGAGCATCTGCTGGGCCAGGTCTGGGTCTGGATCAAGGACAAACAGCTCAACAAGGAAAAACTCAAGGAGTTGCGCGCCAACTCGCCGCTGGGTGAAATCCTTGCTGCTGGCCTGGCCAATTCCAAGCATGGTCGCGAGATCATGAAAGAGTGCATCGAAGAGGCCGCCGCCCGTGTCATTCATGAGTTGGAGCGCTACATCAATGCGCTCGGCACCATCGCTGCGATGGCGCCGCTGCTCGGTCTGCTCGGCACCGTGCTGGGCATGATCGACATTTTCAGCGCGTTCACCGGCACCGGCATGACCACCAATGCCTCGGTCCTCGCCGGCGGTATTTCCAAAGCGCTGATCACCACGGCGGCGGGCTTGATGGTCGGTATCCCGGCGGTGTTCTTCCACCGTTTCCTGCAACGCCGCATCGATGAACTGGTGGTCGGCATGGAGCAGGAAGCGATCAAACTGGTGGAAGTGGTGCAGGGCGACCGTGACGTCGACCTGGCCGAGGGCAAAGCGTGA